One window of the Runella slithyformis DSM 19594 genome contains the following:
- a CDS encoding fatty acid--CoA ligase, with protein MAKTKLIPRTSSAYDPPLLIKTLFAQAVRYNPQREIVYRDLFRMNYTTFDKRVRQLANVLTNAGVEAGDTVAVMDWDSHRYLEAFFAVPCLGAILHTINVRLSPAQILYTMNHAEDKVVIVHEDFVPILEAIKGQLTTVEKYIIISDKVYTHPEAEIIATTFALEGEYEQLVNDANPEFEFADFEEDSIATTFYTTGTTGNPKGVYFSHRQLVMHTFCLLAYFPGYRALPLDNRDVYMPITPLFHVHGWGFPLLATMLNFKQVYPGRYEPEMLLKLLLKEKVTFSHCVPTILNMLVNSPVAKQVDLSKWNVLIGGSALTRGLAKAALELGINVTQGYGMSETAPIMSVVHLNEEQEKLSIEEQLEFRTKAGKIAPFVELRLMDDDGNFLPHDGETVGELVARGPWMTQGYYKDAEASEKLWAGGWLHTGDVATIGPDYYVTIADRVKDVIKTGGEWVSSLDIENLLSQIEGVAESAVVGFPDIKWGERPHAILVIKPDYQGKLTPESIKSTLQAKVDCGEINRWYVPDQIKFVPEIPKTSVGKIDKKRIRSEMREMILSN; from the coding sequence ATGGCAAAAACCAAGTTAATTCCCCGTACTTCATCGGCCTACGACCCTCCTCTGTTGATCAAAACCCTGTTTGCTCAGGCAGTTCGTTACAATCCCCAACGCGAGATCGTGTACCGGGATCTGTTCCGAATGAACTACACAACCTTCGACAAACGCGTACGTCAACTCGCCAACGTGCTCACCAATGCAGGCGTGGAAGCGGGCGATACCGTTGCCGTCATGGACTGGGACAGCCACCGGTATCTGGAAGCTTTTTTTGCCGTTCCCTGCCTGGGTGCCATTTTGCATACCATTAATGTGCGTCTTTCGCCGGCACAGATCCTGTACACGATGAACCATGCCGAAGACAAAGTGGTGATTGTACACGAAGATTTTGTGCCGATTCTGGAAGCCATCAAAGGACAGCTCACCACCGTTGAAAAATACATCATCATCAGCGACAAGGTATACACCCATCCGGAGGCCGAAATCATCGCCACGACCTTTGCGTTGGAAGGCGAATACGAGCAGCTGGTCAACGACGCCAACCCGGAATTTGAGTTTGCCGATTTTGAAGAAGATTCCATTGCCACTACGTTTTATACCACCGGCACCACGGGCAATCCCAAGGGCGTGTACTTTTCGCACCGCCAACTGGTAATGCACACCTTCTGTCTGCTGGCCTATTTTCCGGGCTACCGGGCGCTGCCGTTAGACAATCGTGACGTGTACATGCCCATTACACCTTTGTTTCACGTCCATGGCTGGGGTTTTCCGCTGTTGGCCACCATGCTTAATTTTAAGCAGGTATACCCGGGACGCTATGAACCTGAAATGCTTTTAAAATTGCTCCTAAAAGAAAAAGTAACCTTTTCGCATTGCGTGCCAACCATCCTCAATATGCTGGTCAACAGCCCCGTAGCCAAGCAGGTAGATCTGAGTAAATGGAATGTATTGATTGGCGGCTCGGCCCTGACACGCGGCTTAGCCAAGGCGGCATTGGAGCTGGGAATTAATGTAACGCAAGGTTATGGAATGTCGGAAACGGCGCCGATCATGTCGGTCGTTCACCTGAACGAAGAGCAGGAAAAACTCAGTATCGAAGAGCAGTTGGAGTTCAGGACCAAAGCGGGAAAAATAGCGCCGTTTGTTGAATTACGCCTCATGGACGACGACGGCAACTTCCTGCCCCACGACGGTGAAACAGTGGGCGAACTGGTAGCGCGCGGCCCGTGGATGACGCAGGGTTATTACAAAGATGCCGAAGCATCGGAAAAACTATGGGCCGGCGGATGGCTCCACACCGGCGACGTAGCCACGATAGGCCCGGATTATTACGTCACCATTGCCGATCGCGTCAAGGATGTCATTAAAACGGGTGGCGAGTGGGTTTCTTCCCTGGACATTGAAAATTTACTGTCGCAAATTGAAGGCGTCGCCGAGTCGGCCGTGGTTGGTTTTCCCGATATCAAGTGGGGCGAGCGTCCGCACGCGATCTTAGTGATCAAACCCGATTATCAGGGAAAACTGACTCCTGAAAGCATCAAGTCAACCCTTCAGGCAAAAGTAGACTGCGGCGAAATAAACCGTTGGTATGTCCCCGATCAAATAAAATTTGTGCCCGAAATTCCCAAAACGTCCGTAGGAAAAATTGACAAAAAACGAATCCGTTCGGAAATGAGGGAGATGATTTTGAGTAATTAG
- a CDS encoding DUF2279 domain-containing protein: MAFIILHSTSVNCRAQSDTTRPNYRALRWLLAGESVAYSASIYGLSKAWYKTPFTNFSVKDDAHEWQQIDKVGHFFTAYQICRHTAAVYKRTGITNRQAALYGALSGFLFLTPIELLDGFQYPTYGFSPSDMVANVMGPSLYLGQYALWGEERITPKFSFSPTSLAKVRPELLGRNFSEQWLKDYNGQTYWFSVNLSSFAPHANLPKWLSVSLGYGIQNMVGAEIDKSRSLGYDPYRQYYLSLDIDFRRISTRHKSLKTLFFLLNTLKVPAPALEFNRKQGWKGHWLYF, encoded by the coding sequence TTGGCATTCATCATTTTGCACTCGACATCCGTCAATTGCCGAGCCCAATCTGACACCACTCGTCCCAATTACCGAGCATTGCGGTGGCTGTTGGCAGGGGAATCGGTTGCCTATTCCGCTTCTATTTATGGGTTAAGTAAAGCCTGGTACAAAACACCCTTTACAAATTTCAGCGTTAAGGACGATGCCCACGAATGGCAACAAATCGACAAGGTCGGGCATTTTTTTACGGCCTATCAGATCTGTCGGCACACGGCGGCGGTCTACAAACGTACCGGCATCACCAACCGACAGGCGGCTTTATACGGAGCCCTTTCGGGTTTTCTTTTTCTGACGCCCATTGAGCTGCTGGACGGATTTCAGTATCCAACGTACGGATTTTCGCCGAGCGATATGGTGGCCAATGTCATGGGTCCGTCACTGTATTTAGGCCAATACGCCTTATGGGGCGAAGAGCGCATTACGCCGAAATTTTCTTTCTCTCCCACGTCCCTTGCCAAAGTTCGCCCTGAACTTTTGGGACGAAATTTCAGTGAACAATGGCTTAAAGATTACAACGGTCAGACCTATTGGTTTTCGGTCAACCTATCTTCCTTTGCGCCGCATGCCAACCTTCCCAAATGGCTCAGTGTATCGCTGGGCTACGGAATTCAAAACATGGTAGGCGCGGAAATTGACAAGAGCCGGTCACTGGGTTATGACCCCTATCGGCAGTATTATCTCTCGTTAGACATTGATTTTCGCCGTATTTCTACACGCCACAAAAGCCTAAAAACGCTTTTTTTCCTGCTTAACACTCTCAAAGTTCCGGCTCCTGCCCTGGAATTTAACCGAAAACAGGGGTGGAAAGGCCACTGGCTGTATTTTTGA
- a CDS encoding VWA domain-containing protein, whose product MLLTEIIFQTSPWYIGFCLLLGAAYAFFLYQPKPVWSTLLNTGLAVLRGALVSIIAFLLLNPLLRSIQTLVDKPKVVIAIDNSESMANDGPKTLAALAGLREAVADEGIEVAIQTLNSENFQDELSKLKFDRTTTNLSGLLNNAKSNYEGRNLTDVVLLTDGISNQGLAPTYGNYPFRIHSIGVGDTLAKRDVSIKAISANKIAYLGNQFPIQADIVASGYQGQTATVSLRQNGSTISTQRVAFGQKEDFKQVTFQTSSTQKGVQHYTLDVEPLKGEFTTRNNHRDVYLDIIDGKEKVLMLALATHPDIKAIRTILEKNLNYEVDVKIFGVNPAGETFPDKKYDLIILHQLPDVFNIGGDILQRYLQRDNTPVFFILGTQSSTSKVSQLNSAVTVISNPGQIDKVSGRFNPNFKLLNLDADKLSILEKMPPLTVPFGEYRLMPGSEVILYQNVGNLRTNKPLLILNTGGARKSAVLTGEGIWQWRMEEYALTDKQEAVDELLQKVIQLISVKEDKRKFRVYPLANEYNVGDKVTFETEVYNDIYEKIYGQSIRLEITDEKGKMQPYTYTNGEGSSRFELSGLRQGVYQFKATTGLNNRIESVTGQFIVRDQALESLSNTADFGMLRALAQQSGGQFVKADRIEQLKDYLLKNKAVDRLDSTEDLSELIQNKWIFFLLLLLATLEWGTRKYQGSY is encoded by the coding sequence ATGCTTTTAACCGAAATTATCTTCCAAACTTCTCCGTGGTATATTGGATTTTGCCTGTTATTAGGCGCTGCGTATGCGTTTTTCCTTTACCAACCCAAGCCTGTTTGGAGTACACTGCTCAATACCGGATTGGCCGTTTTGCGGGGAGCGCTGGTGAGTATCATCGCGTTTTTGTTGTTGAATCCGCTTTTGCGCAGCATCCAAACGCTCGTCGATAAACCCAAAGTAGTGATTGCGATCGATAATTCGGAATCAATGGCAAATGACGGTCCCAAAACGTTGGCAGCGCTCGCCGGCCTTCGGGAAGCCGTGGCCGATGAAGGCATCGAAGTAGCAATCCAAACCCTCAACAGCGAGAATTTTCAGGATGAACTTTCCAAACTGAAATTTGACCGAACCACCACCAACCTCTCCGGTCTGCTCAACAATGCCAAAAGCAACTACGAAGGCCGCAACCTGACGGACGTGGTATTGCTGACGGATGGAATCAGTAACCAAGGCCTGGCGCCGACTTACGGCAATTATCCCTTCCGTATTCACAGCATTGGCGTGGGAGATACGCTTGCCAAACGGGATGTAAGCATTAAAGCCATTTCAGCCAACAAGATCGCTTATTTGGGCAATCAGTTTCCCATTCAGGCCGACATCGTGGCGAGCGGTTATCAGGGACAAACCGCCACCGTTTCATTGCGCCAAAACGGAAGTACTATCAGCACGCAACGCGTTGCTTTTGGGCAAAAAGAGGATTTTAAACAGGTAACTTTCCAAACCTCTTCCACTCAAAAAGGAGTACAGCATTATACGCTTGACGTAGAGCCGTTGAAAGGTGAATTTACGACCCGTAATAACCATCGAGATGTGTACCTTGATATCATCGACGGTAAAGAAAAAGTACTGATGCTTGCCCTGGCCACGCACCCGGACATCAAGGCCATCCGAACCATTCTTGAGAAAAACCTGAACTACGAAGTAGATGTCAAAATATTTGGGGTAAATCCCGCCGGCGAAACGTTTCCCGATAAAAAATACGACCTCATTATCCTTCATCAACTCCCCGATGTATTTAACATTGGCGGCGACATTCTCCAACGTTATCTTCAGCGCGACAATACACCCGTTTTCTTTATTTTGGGGACTCAATCCAGTACCTCGAAAGTCAGTCAGCTTAACTCTGCCGTAACGGTTATTTCCAATCCCGGACAAATTGACAAAGTTTCGGGCCGTTTTAACCCTAATTTCAAACTGCTGAACCTGGATGCAGATAAACTCAGCATCTTGGAAAAAATGCCACCGTTAACGGTACCCTTCGGCGAATATCGCCTCATGCCCGGTAGCGAAGTTATTCTTTATCAAAACGTTGGCAATCTGCGCACCAACAAACCTTTGTTGATTCTCAATACGGGCGGTGCCCGAAAATCAGCGGTGTTGACCGGTGAAGGTATCTGGCAGTGGCGGATGGAAGAGTACGCGCTCACCGACAAACAGGAAGCCGTAGATGAATTGCTGCAAAAAGTGATTCAACTGATTTCGGTCAAAGAAGATAAACGTAAATTCAGGGTGTATCCGCTGGCCAATGAGTACAATGTCGGTGACAAAGTGACGTTTGAAACGGAAGTCTACAACGATATTTACGAAAAGATCTACGGACAAAGCATCCGCCTCGAAATCACAGACGAAAAAGGAAAAATGCAGCCCTATACCTACACCAACGGTGAAGGAAGCTCACGTTTCGAACTCAGCGGCCTGCGGCAGGGAGTATACCAATTCAAAGCCACCACCGGTCTTAACAACAGGATCGAGAGCGTCACGGGACAGTTCATTGTACGGGACCAGGCCCTGGAATCATTAAGCAATACCGCCGATTTTGGAATGCTGCGGGCACTGGCCCAACAGTCGGGCGGGCAATTTGTGAAGGCCGATCGGATCGAACAATTAAAAGACTATTTACTTAAGAATAAAGCCGTTGACCGGCTCGACAGTACGGAAGATCTATCGGAGTTGATTCAAAACAAGTGGATATTCTTCTTGTTACTACTTTTAGCGACGTTGGAATGGGGAACACGGAAATATCAGGGGAGTTATTAA
- the fabG gene encoding 3-oxoacyl-[acyl-carrier-protein] reductase, translating to MSLLQNKVAIVTGASRGIGKAIATRFAQEGAQVAFTYLSSVEKGQALEEELQQFGTKIKGYRSDASDFKSAEDLIAQVVADFGTVDIVINNAGITRDGLLMRMTEEQWDEVIRVNLKSVFNVTKAATRVMMKSRSGSIINITSVVGLTGNAGQANYAASKAGIIGFTKSVAKELGSRNIRSNAIAPGFIETEMTGELNEKAIEEWKQSIPLKRGGQPDEVANCAVFLASDLSKYITGQVLQVDGGMVM from the coding sequence ATGTCTTTACTTCAAAACAAAGTAGCTATCGTAACGGGTGCCTCCCGTGGAATCGGGAAGGCCATTGCCACTCGGTTTGCGCAGGAAGGCGCACAGGTAGCCTTTACGTACTTATCAAGCGTTGAAAAAGGCCAAGCCTTAGAAGAAGAACTGCAACAATTCGGTACCAAAATCAAAGGTTATCGCTCCGATGCCTCAGATTTCAAATCGGCCGAAGATCTCATTGCGCAGGTCGTGGCCGACTTCGGTACCGTTGACATTGTGATAAACAACGCGGGCATTACGCGCGACGGCTTATTAATGCGCATGACCGAAGAACAATGGGATGAGGTAATTCGCGTTAATCTAAAGTCGGTCTTCAATGTGACCAAAGCCGCCACCCGTGTCATGATGAAATCCCGCAGCGGCTCCATCATTAATATTACGTCGGTCGTTGGCCTTACCGGCAACGCCGGACAGGCCAATTATGCCGCCTCCAAAGCCGGTATCATTGGGTTTACAAAATCCGTTGCCAAAGAACTGGGTTCACGCAATATTCGTTCTAACGCCATTGCCCCGGGCTTCATTGAAACTGAAATGACAGGCGAACTTAATGAGAAGGCAATTGAGGAGTGGAAACAGAGTATTCCGCTCAAACGCGGGGGGCAGCCCGATGAAGTAGCCAACTGCGCCGTATTTTTGGCATCAGATTTGTCTAAATACATTACAGGACAGGTGTTGCAGGTAGACGGCGGTATGGTCATGTAA
- a CDS encoding DUF4276 family protein — translation MITLHVFTEEPSAKNVFEAILPRILPDNVQFRIYPHQGKQDLEKALSKTIPQISKLPGAKILITRDQDDSDCLDLKKKIDNILKGNCECEYFIRIVCRELESWFLGDLNAVSMAYPRLKPEHYQTKANFKNVDKITSPNQLLLKIIPEYKNRNTLPKLEASERIAPYLDLEINNSTSFIHTLEAIKKLTQINQ, via the coding sequence ATGATAACACTTCATGTTTTTACAGAGGAACCATCTGCTAAGAATGTTTTTGAAGCGATTTTACCTAGAATACTCCCTGACAATGTTCAGTTCAGGATATATCCACACCAAGGCAAGCAAGATTTAGAAAAAGCTTTATCTAAAACAATTCCTCAAATCAGTAAACTTCCAGGTGCTAAAATTTTAATTACGCGCGATCAGGATGATTCAGATTGTCTTGATTTAAAAAAGAAAATTGACAATATTTTAAAAGGGAACTGTGAATGTGAATATTTTATAAGAATAGTGTGCCGGGAACTTGAATCATGGTTTTTAGGAGATTTAAATGCCGTTAGTATGGCTTATCCAAGACTTAAACCAGAACACTATCAAACAAAAGCAAATTTTAAAAACGTTGATAAAATCACAAGCCCGAATCAACTTCTCTTAAAAATAATCCCGGAATATAAAAATAGAAATACTTTACCCAAATTGGAAGCTTCAGAAAGAATTGCCCCATATTTGGATTTAGAAATAAACAATTCTACGAGTTTTATCCATACACTGGAAGCCATCAAAAAATTAACCCAAATCAATCAATAA
- a CDS encoding AAA family ATPase yields MRIEQIKIENFKVFKNTIIKDIPRMAVFVGANGSGKSTFFDVFGFLSDALQNNVTIALNKRGGFQEVITRGCDFQKDFIKIEIKFRNQQTETEHSSLITYSIEIGFKNGKVYINRETLKYRRGQKTGKPWHFLDFKEGIGYAIVNENEYGKSGAEEKRIEQKVTSSDILAIKGLGQFEQFKAISAFRSLLEKWYVSNFTIEYGRRISDTGISNHLSVTGDNLAQVTKYMYDYHRDVFNSILKKLPNRIPGITQVEAKETEDGRIILRFQDENFVDPFVARYVSDGTIKMFAYMILLHDPEPHPLLCIEEPENFLHPDLLLQLCEEIREYSERGGQVLVSTHSPDFVNGLYINELFFLVKEKGFTVINAAKNDDSVLVLAKENQLGWLWRNHYIKGANL; encoded by the coding sequence ATGAGAATTGAGCAAATAAAGATTGAGAATTTTAAGGTATTCAAAAATACTATCATTAAGGATATCCCCAGAATGGCAGTCTTTGTTGGCGCAAACGGATCAGGAAAATCAACTTTTTTTGACGTTTTTGGCTTTTTAAGTGACGCACTCCAAAACAATGTTACAATTGCATTAAATAAACGAGGGGGCTTTCAGGAAGTAATTACAAGAGGATGTGATTTTCAAAAAGACTTTATTAAAATTGAGATAAAGTTTAGGAATCAACAAACTGAAACAGAACATTCGTCTTTAATAACTTATTCTATTGAAATTGGGTTTAAAAATGGCAAAGTATATATTAATAGAGAAACTTTAAAATACCGTCGTGGTCAAAAAACGGGAAAGCCTTGGCACTTTCTTGATTTTAAAGAAGGTATAGGTTATGCTATCGTTAACGAAAATGAGTATGGCAAATCCGGGGCAGAGGAAAAGCGAATTGAGCAAAAGGTAACAAGCTCTGATATATTGGCCATTAAGGGGCTGGGGCAGTTCGAACAATTTAAAGCAATTAGTGCTTTTCGTTCTTTACTTGAAAAATGGTACGTTTCAAATTTTACCATTGAATATGGGCGCCGTATTTCTGACACCGGCATTTCAAACCATTTATCTGTTACCGGAGACAATTTAGCTCAAGTAACAAAATACATGTATGATTATCATAGAGATGTATTCAATAGCATTCTAAAAAAGTTGCCCAATCGAATACCCGGTATAACACAAGTTGAAGCCAAAGAAACGGAAGATGGAAGAATTATTTTAAGGTTTCAGGATGAAAATTTTGTTGATCCATTCGTAGCACGCTATGTCTCTGATGGGACAATTAAGATGTTTGCTTACATGATCCTGCTGCATGACCCCGAACCGCATCCATTATTATGCATCGAAGAACCGGAGAATTTCCTTCATCCGGACCTGCTACTCCAATTATGTGAAGAAATAAGGGAATATTCAGAAAGAGGTGGGCAAGTATTGGTATCGACTCATTCACCTGATTTCGTTAATGGATTATATATAAATGAGTTATTCTTTCTTGTAAAAGAAAAGGGGTTTACGGTAATAAATGCAGCAAAAAATGATGACTCGGTTTTAGTTTTAGCAAAAGAAAATCAGTTGGGATGGCTTTGGAGAAATCATTATATAAAAGGCGCTAATTTATGA
- a CDS encoding D-sedoheptulose-7-phosphate isomerase gives MINIQSIVQASIDTKNRVLSDHALLETVANVADAMTTAFKNGKKVLFCGNGGSAADAQHLAAEFSGRFYYDRPPLYSEALHVNSSYVTAVGNDYSYDVIYSRMIEAMGKEGDVLVGISTSGNSTNVIKALEAANKLGMITVGMTGETGGKMKDVSTFLVNVPSKDTPRIQECHILLGHILCEIVEANVFPK, from the coding sequence ATGATCAACATTCAGTCCATCGTACAAGCCTCTATTGATACCAAAAATCGCGTTCTATCAGACCATGCACTTCTTGAAACCGTTGCCAATGTAGCCGACGCCATGACAACCGCTTTCAAAAACGGCAAAAAAGTTCTGTTTTGCGGCAATGGCGGCAGTGCCGCCGATGCCCAGCATTTAGCGGCCGAATTCAGCGGGCGCTTTTATTATGACCGCCCTCCCCTGTATTCGGAAGCCCTTCACGTCAATTCTTCGTACGTCACAGCCGTGGGCAACGATTACAGCTACGACGTCATTTATTCCAGAATGATCGAAGCGATGGGCAAAGAAGGCGATGTACTGGTAGGAATTTCGACCTCCGGCAATTCGACAAACGTCATCAAAGCTTTGGAAGCCGCCAATAAACTTGGCATGATCACGGTAGGAATGACGGGCGAAACGGGCGGTAAAATGAAAGATGTGAGTACTTTTTTGGTCAATGTTCCTTCCAAAGATACGCCGCGCATTCAGGAATGTCATATTCTCCTCGGGCACATCCTATGTGAGATCGTAGAAGCTAATGTATTTCCGAAATAG
- a CDS encoding trehalose synthase, with protein MMNVNTSFITHLETEIFPAYFNTCRWFAGKARAQKGFHVQHTLPFGESLILIVEVSYYDGPSEWYQLPLTQLPPDVDIPEKGILKKTDSAQWVDAIYDNGFRSELYANIFNGSFLAFGASHLASIKGKGLSDFDTPASIDSRVLPVDSSNSAMLFGDKYFLKLYRKLFDQTNPEVEMVSFLTQHSDFGNIPAFAGSLTWKREGQPDVTLGMMQQAIQADKDNWVLTGDFLNDFMYGVPNGLFGIKEEVFEQVALLGKRTGEMHLGLYAPGADEAFAPEAFDDSYRAFLLGRLTDLLDRRYALLIDNYQKLDAPTQRLAWIFMEARELIDDFANEMLTRPLESLRIRIHGDYHLGQVLTQNGDFILIDFEGEPEASIAERKIKHSPFKDVAGMIRSYHYAVSAKLFDSNETKDISPEKLQIVSDRWYKLMRDTYLEAYLEAFGWPHPLFKSQNEINFLLLFFLLEKAVYELGYEISYRPSWVKIPLRGIVEVIREIEKLKEPTVRISRLATPQSGSPSL; from the coding sequence ATGATGAACGTAAACACTTCTTTTATTACTCATCTGGAAACCGAGATTTTTCCCGCGTATTTCAATACCTGTCGCTGGTTTGCGGGGAAAGCTCGCGCTCAAAAAGGTTTTCATGTGCAGCATACATTGCCCTTTGGCGAATCACTGATCCTGATCGTGGAAGTATCCTATTACGACGGACCTTCCGAATGGTATCAATTACCGCTCACGCAGCTGCCGCCCGATGTCGACATCCCCGAGAAAGGTATTCTGAAAAAAACAGACTCGGCACAATGGGTCGATGCCATTTATGACAACGGATTCAGGAGCGAGTTATATGCCAACATTTTCAACGGTTCATTTCTTGCCTTCGGAGCTTCCCATTTGGCTTCCATCAAGGGCAAAGGACTCTCCGATTTCGACACGCCCGCAAGCATTGACAGTCGGGTATTGCCAGTCGATTCGAGCAATTCTGCCATGTTGTTTGGCGACAAATACTTTTTAAAACTTTACCGTAAACTTTTCGACCAAACCAATCCCGAAGTGGAGATGGTGAGTTTTTTGACCCAACATTCCGATTTCGGCAACATTCCGGCATTCGCCGGCAGCCTCACCTGGAAACGCGAGGGCCAACCCGACGTGACACTTGGCATGATGCAGCAGGCTATTCAAGCCGATAAAGACAACTGGGTATTGACAGGCGACTTCCTCAATGACTTTATGTATGGCGTACCCAACGGTTTATTCGGCATTAAAGAGGAAGTCTTTGAACAGGTAGCCCTGCTCGGTAAACGAACCGGCGAAATGCACCTCGGCCTGTACGCGCCCGGAGCAGACGAGGCGTTTGCGCCCGAAGCATTTGATGATTCTTATCGGGCGTTTTTATTGGGTCGGCTTACCGACCTGCTCGACCGCCGCTATGCGCTGTTGATCGACAATTACCAAAAATTGGATGCCCCCACGCAACGATTGGCGTGGATATTTATGGAGGCCCGAGAATTGATCGATGATTTTGCCAACGAAATGCTCACGAGACCGCTGGAATCATTGCGTATTCGTATTCACGGGGATTACCATTTGGGGCAGGTTCTTACCCAAAACGGCGACTTTATCCTCATTGATTTTGAGGGGGAACCCGAGGCCAGCATTGCAGAACGCAAAATTAAGCATAGTCCATTTAAGGATGTTGCGGGTATGATACGCAGTTACCATTATGCCGTCAGCGCAAAGCTTTTTGACAGCAACGAGACCAAAGACATTTCGCCGGAAAAACTTCAGATCGTATCTGACCGTTGGTACAAACTCATGCGTGATACGTACCTGGAAGCGTATTTGGAAGCCTTTGGCTGGCCGCATCCGCTGTTTAAAAGCCAAAATGAAATTAACTTTTTATTGCTGTTCTTCCTGTTGGAAAAAGCAGTGTATGAACTTGGTTACGAAATAAGCTATCGTCCCTCGTGGGTTAAAATTCCTTTGCGCGGTATTGTGGAAGTGATTCGGGAAATTGAGAAATTAAAGGAGCCTACCGTGCGGATCAGCCGCCTGGCGACGCCGCAATCCGGCTCTCCATCCCTTTGA